The genomic stretch CGCGAAGGTTGAGGGCGAAGGTGGGCCATGGTTTTGCGCAAGCGGTCGACGTAGGAGGTCAGGTCAGCGAGGGGAGGATTGGCTGGAGTCGGCAAAAAATCACCGGGAATACGGAGCGTGGCGCCGTAAACCATTTCCGCCGGCGTGCAGCCCAAATCTTCTTTAACGGTCGCACGAAGCGACAGGAGCACGAGAGGCAGCACTTCGGTCCAGCACGAACTGCCATTTTCCTTGAGGGCGGTCTTGAGACGACGATGAAATCGCTCTACCATGCCGTTCGCCGCAGGATGGTAAGCGGTGGTTCGAGCGCGGTGAGAGCCGAGTATGGTGGTAAGGCGGGCGAAGAGGCCGGACTCGAACTGCCTACCGCGGTCGGTCGTTATGGTAGCCGGGACAAAAAAACGGGCGACCCACGTCTGGACGAAGGCTGCAGCTACAGATGAGGCTGTGATGTCAGCAAGCGGGGCGACTTCAGGACAGCGGGTGAATCTGTCTATGATGGTGAGCAGATAGCGAAAGCCTTGCGAGGGTGGAAGTGGCCCGACGATATCTATGTGAATATGAGCGAAACGAGACTCCGGTGCCGGGAACTTTGCAAGCGGAGATGACGTGTGCCGGGATATTTTGGAGCGCTGGCACGGCAGACAGGATTGGACTCAGCGCTTGACGTCGCGTTGCATGTTGGGCCAGACGTAGCGAGCCGATACCAGCTTATGTGTAGCCCGGACGCCGGGATAGGCCGCGCCGTGGAGTTGGTCGAAAATAGCACGGCGGATCGTTTGCGGGAGAAAAGGGCGGGGCGTGCCGGTAGACACGTCACACCAGACGGTTGACGAAGCTCCAGGCAGCGCGACGTTCCTGAGGGCAAGACGTGTTGGCGAGGAGCGGGGATCGTGAAGTTGCAGATCGGCGATGACGTCGAGTGACAAGGTAGAGGTGGTAGCGGCGGCGATGTCTACGCGACTGAGAGCGTCGGCAACGGAGTTTTGTAGGCCGGAGAGATGGCGTATATCCGTCGAGAACTCCAACACAAAGGCAAGGTGGCGTTGCTCCCGTGTGGTGTAGTTGGCACCGGACGAACGGAAGGCATAGATGAGGGGTTTATGATCCGTGAAGATGGTAAAGACACGGCCTTCGACAAAGTGCCGGATGTGTTTGACGCTGAGGTATATGGCGAGCAATTCGCGTCCAAACGTACTGTAGCGTGTTTCCGCAGGGCGCAATTTGCGTGAAAAGAAACCGATGGGAGTCCAATCATCCGAGTCGTCAGACATCTTCTGCTGGAGCACGGCGCCCACGGCAGTAGCCGAAGCGTCTACCATCATGCAAGTTGGGGCGTCTGGGCGAGGATGGGCAAGGAGGGTGGCGTTTGCCAAAGCCTCCTTGATTCTGTCGAATGCAGCGATGGAGTCGGCAGTCCAGGCCAGTGGTTGGGACGCCGGAGACTTGGCGGTGAGGAACTGCTCCAATGGGCGAAGGATCTGAGCGCAATGCGGGATGAAGCGGCGATAAAAATTCGCTAATCCCAGGAATTTGCGGAGCTGGTTTAGAGATGTTGGCCGGGGAAACTCGGCGATTGCCTTGACTTTCGATGGGAGTGGTGTGAGGCCATCCGCAGAAATCCTATGACCCAGAAAGTCCAAGGAGGAGACGTTAAATTCGCTCTTGCTGGCGTTAATAATAATTCCGTACTCGGAGAGACGAGAGAAAAGCTTGTGCAGGTGGATGATGTGCTCCTCTTCGGATTGACTGGCCACGAGGATGTCATCGATGTATGCAAAAACAAATGGCAAACCTCTGGTGACGTAATCTATGAAGCGCTGGAATGATTGGGCGGCATTCCGTAGCCCGAAGGGCATCCGTGGGAATTCAAACAAGCCAAACGGTGTTGTAATGACTGTTTTTGGGATGTCGGCTTCCGCAACGGGTATCTGGTGGTAAGCGCGCACCAAATCAAGCTTCGAGAAAATCGTCGCGCCGTGAAGGATTGCCGTGAAGTCATGAACATGAGGGATGGGATACTGATCGGGGATGGTAACCCGATTAAGCGCTCTATAGTCCCCACATGGCCGCCAGTCACCGGTTTTCTTTGGGGCCATGTGGAGAGCAGAGGCCGAGCTGCTTGATGATGGACGAATAATGCCCATTTCCAACATGTGGTCAAATTCGTCCTTCGCAATTTTCAGCTTCTCCGGCGGTAGTCTACGGGGGCGGAAGAAGACGGGAGGACCTTTTGTCTCGATGTGGTGGACCACACTGTGCGGGACAGGCTTCGACCAATCTGGTGGGCGCCTGAGTTGAGGGAACTCCTTGAGGACGGCAAGGTAGGGATTACCGTCAGTTTGGAAGACTGACACGCCCAGAGACTGATGGGACGACCGTATGCCGGAGACAGTGAGGCTGGTGGCTGAGTCAATGAGTCGGTGGTTGCGCATATCGACGAGCAGCTGATGGATCTTAAGAAAGTCTGCGCCGAGAATGGGGTGAGAGACAGCCGCAACCACGAAGAGCCAACGGAACACACGGCGGAGACCCAGGTTCAATGTGAGGGAGCGTTGACCGTACACGGAGATCTTAGATCCGTTAAGAGCGGTGAGGTGGAAGAGAGGTGGCTGTCGTCGTTCGTTTCCGCTCGCTGGCAATACGCTCACCTCCGCGCCGGTGTCCACAAGGAAGCGGCGGGCTGATGTTTTGTCCCGTATATAAAATAGGCGACTGGACTGGGAGGATGGACCATTGGTCGCCATCAATGGCCCGCGGGCGGGCTTCCCTGCTGCCAAGCACATGGTAGTAGGCAATGACGGGCCTCGGCGCCAAACTTGCGATGGTACCAGCAAATCGTCGCCGCCGGGCTTCCGTCGCGGCCTCCGCTATTCGAGCGGCTGGGAGAATGGCGCCGTGGACTCTGACTGAAACGGCGGCGACGGTAGGGTTGACGAGTTTGCTGCGGTGGAGCATGTGATGCTGCAATTAGAGAGGCAAGCGCGCGGAACTCGCGCCAAAGGTCTTCAAATTGCGGAGAGCCAGAAGGGCTCGCCGCTGCAGACGGTGTTGGATGAACGGGGTGTTGTAGTGCAGCGGTGGCAGCGATGGACGGGGTGGCGACCTCAACAGCCGCATCTGCGAGCGTAGCCAGCTGGTCGAGTGACATTTTCGCTGCTGTTGCCAGAACCATTTGAACGTTCTGTGGCAGACGTTGTAAAAATAATTCACGGAGAAGAACGTCGTCCACGGTAGCGGAATTGTCGCCAAGCAGCTGCCGCATTCGGCGAAGTAGCTGTGTGGGGCGGCGGTCTCCCAGCTCTTCAGCGGATAGCAGTTGTTGAAGGCGGGACCGGCTGGAGGAGGTGATGCGTTGCAGGAGGGCTTGCTTGAGCTGATCGTAAGGTGTGGTTGGCGAGGGATTGGCGAGGACGTCGTACACCTCACCGGCCGCAGTTGGGTTGAGGGCGGAGGTGACGTGGTAAAATTTCGTCAGTTGTGATGTTACGCCAGCGAGATGAAATTGCGCCTCCGCTTGGATAAACCACACGGCCGGGTTGCGGTCAAAAAATTGTGGTAACTTGACAGCCACTGCAGATAAAGATGGGTTCGATGGAGGCGGCGGGTGGGCTTGATTGTCGACGGACATGGCGGTTAAGGACGATGTTCGATCCTTACGTTcgacgttcgggtcaccaatgttGGGAGCTCTAAAGAACGACAACCTGTTCGGTTAGTGGCCCATCTGGAAATTTGCCGTCTCCGAACCCCATTTCCTATGGAGGGCCCCCAACTTTACGCAACATCCTTGTTCATAGCACTCTCCCCAGTCCCGCTAATCAACGCGACGTTTCCGTGTTTGAAGCCCCGCTGTGTGATACATTGGTCCAAACAACCGACTATTCAGCACAAATTACCGTTATCTACATACGGTAAGTCATCACAAATGTAAAACTGCCAACTTAATATATTGTATTTTCTGCTCCGGCGTGCCCCATAACGCTCTATCGGCGAGAATGAGCGTAAGCTCCACGAACGTTTTGGTGAGCATTGCCGTCTGGCCCAATTACAAATTACTACGGGTATCAGCAACCATCAGATTACCCTGGTCTCCAAACATTTTTCCAGTCCCGATCACACTATTGATAATCCGTGCGTGGTCATTCTTCACTCCggtttttcttctgctttagtaCGCAAACGGGAACAGGCCTGCCGTATCCATTATCACAACACCCTTCATCCGATACTTTTAAACGACAGACAAGACTTCGGTTTTTAATCAAAACGTGTCACACATGCCGTCCCCCTAACACCTGTTGCGTAACCACCTAGTGGCTGGTTGGCGTGTTTGGCGTGCTTGCCTCTCCGTTTTGAA from Ornithodoros turicata isolate Travis chromosome 4, ASM3712646v1, whole genome shotgun sequence encodes the following:
- the LOC135390494 gene encoding uncharacterized protein LOC135390494; the encoded protein is MSVDNQAHPPPPSNPSLSAVAVKLPQFFDRNPAVWFIQAEAQFHLAGVTSQLTKFYHVTSALNPTAAGEVYDVLANPSPTTPYDQLKQALLQRITSSSRSRLQQLLSAEELGDRRPTQLLRRMRQLLGDNSATVDDVLLRELFLQRLPQNVQMVLATAAKMSLDQLATLADAAVEVATPSIAATAALQHPVHPTPSAAASPSGSPQFEDLWREFRALASLIAASHAPPQQTRQPYRRRRFSQSPRRHSPSRSNSGGRDGSPAATICWYHRKFGAEARHCLLPCAWQQGSPPAGH